A single Lactuca sativa cultivar Salinas chromosome 8, Lsat_Salinas_v11, whole genome shotgun sequence DNA region contains:
- the LOC111913201 gene encoding probable cysteine protease RD19D, with product MGGGGLAYAAAVCVLTCAIHAVHARLVDPVIVQVTENPNNHLLGTPTEHKFAAFIQEHGKRYSTREEYLHRLGVFSKNLLRAAEHQLLDPTAVHGVTPFSDLSAEEFESMYLGMKGGGLDRKKNGLATAPPLDVEGLPEDFDWREKGAVTEVKTQGTCGSCWAFSTTGVIEGANFIATGNLRNLSEQQLVDCDHTCDPSEKDACDSGCSGGLMTNAYNYLINAGGIEAEESYPYTGKSGECKFDPEKVAVKVANFTNIPSDEDQMAAHLVKHGPLAVGLDALFMQTYIGGVSCPLICPKKMLDHGVLVVGYGAKGFSILRLGNTPYWIIKNSWGKSWGENGYYRLCRGKGMCGMNTMVSGVVTLKS from the exons ATGGGAGGTGGTGGTTTAGCTTACGCAGCTGCTGTCTGTGTGCTAACTTGCGCCATTCACGCCGTTCATGCAAGGCTCGTAGATCCTGTAATAGTTCAAGTCACCGAGAATCCGAACAACCACCTCCTCGGAACTCCGACGGAACACAAGTTCGCGGCGTTTATACAGGAACACGGGAAAAGGTATTCTACGAGAGAGGAATACCTTCACCGCCTCGGtgtattttccaaaaatcttctTAGAGCTGCGGAACATCAATTGCTGGATCCGACGGCGGTTCATGGCGTTACACCGTTCTCTGATCTGTCAGCGGAGGAATTTGAGAGTATGTATTTAGGCATGAAAGGCGGTGGACTTGACCGGAAGAAAAACGGCCTAGCAACAGCACCGCCATTGGATGTTGAAGGATTGCCGGAGGATTTCGATTGGAGAGAGAAAGGCGCCGTCACGGAGGTTAAGACGCAG GGTACTTGTGGATCGTGTTGGGCATTCAGTACAACAGGGGTGATCGAAGGAGCAAATTTCATAGCAACTGGAAATCTTCGCAACTTAAGCGAGCAACAGCTCGTTGATTGCGATCATACG TGTGATCCTTCAGAGAAGGATGCCTGTGATAGTGGATGCTCCGGTGGACTTATGACAAACGCTTACAACTATCTTATCAACGCCGGAGGTATTGAAGCAGAAGAGTCGTATCCTTACACCGGAAAGTCTGGGGAATGCAAGTTCGACCCTGAGAAAGTAGCCGTGAAGGTCGCTAACTTCACCAACATACCCAGCGACGAAGATCAAATGGCTGCCCATTTGGTTAAACATGGCCCACTTGCAG TTGGATTGGATGCGTTGTTCATGCAAACGTACATTGGGGGAGTATCGTGTCCATTGATATGTCCGAAGAAGATGTTGGACCATGGTGTGTTGGTTGTGGGGTATGGTGCGAAGGGGTTTTCAATACTGAGGTTGGGTAACACGCCTTATTGGATCATCAAGAACTCATGGGGAAAAAGTTGGGGAGAAAATGGATACTATCGGCTTTGTAGAGGGAAAGGTATGTGTGGTATGAATACGATGGTGTCTGGTGTTGTGACCCTCAAGTCGTAG